Proteins encoded within one genomic window of Dyadobacter chenhuakuii:
- a CDS encoding M4 family metallopeptidase, whose amino-acid sequence MQEFYPMTWKEEVRHALFRKSLLTLALSILSFLCYSQLYYLPNEKPGPFGTMYAPQHYKIPAGKTYYHDKVPLYATKYLRNPNDPTSTSVALCSFKDELKGLYSNTEVIGEGIDPVNGVDKVALLFASPVSAKGQNGPFNTMEFLNSLSADFTHQYPTVHGISVLAHTQEFHRMTYDLFGWKGVDIGGLKTVTSVITNSQPTAVTQFDPAIVAYNVGQGLSNPCLTRDVIGHELTHLIWLSAWGPGQYNKESSSLGEGFADVIGSALKNYFAIQNTPGAGFANPDWGFLIQEMGLDSKRNFSISPHFWSLPECYKGLFWKNPDEPGFDSHGNGMVLSKILFRMNVGETGYIDQNPANGTFIVLPLIPNNPAATYALSLKLFFKTFTEKLSWSSTFPDVRVKMLEVAEEMGYGDGSHVYQQIKNAFKAAGIGDGWGFANPNCVSGPKTLAQGWNGSVPINVQVTDLDNDPQGKKVQWIGDCQDVDVLILTEIFNPISPNAPYYPIDLDNDGIYTIDNNVSLSKSIVSLNHGIRASVDHFAKKFNFIGLKGSSKFIEHLIGSPSPDFIPGAYLAQIKSDSDPAKMTLDQIAGNYFAGIYNTVKSVQLPESKESIAIRKALIDIFGLEISNEYRLSKGDEALWTIGSDLFGDGNYLRSFDNPKSKGQLNFYNGKGWDIANPDEMAGVWTQFYYLISKGTPLTGFTNENGQTRFFTGLEDGVPEKIMFAAFLYFLPSNPTFNDAVAAIQSSILFHGYKETSGTWKKCNDALTCVIGKEFVPQPKLWAVDADGNEVKVVDPFNAQFRSDEYFPDKIEYRLFEVSKDVAFNDLVSPVYRAFQHTTEVLLPYIDEKDPGKRTNTTKFFLDEGTYYVRSRLYAAGGLGCASSLGGNLECRALEKMVNNWSPILQVTAAPITTKPINPLEHDKLTAWKSVFEWQATPGAAGYILRVTDLTGKVPVQDIPVEATSDEAEAKELALAKERDYSWQITATHKLGSEEGVTWDKGLKKFVQTGLTDTDIFGTWTDAMSFQTNLPESPLLVPPSPADGEHVPPFGEDILLTAKEAPGAGGYRYHIQDKKDDRNLPQVLYDHEDLRLPDVSDGKIYTWAFEPYRDVTPPFITEKEFGKKYFSTFVVDYSLIPAPKLLLPFNDAVFKYDKATEVFSWSPVAGAEEYDVYSDFVEDEITNNYGSTSETSMPKEVGGDPTGTKGGHKWRVRAKAKDENGDWIVGPYSPMSFYWLRPPTTKLKSPSDGAKTVNNDKVEFSWYEQWAPAGHLFRLYKDNKKIFEQVVHGTSITIANLNVNTDYTWDAPAMTQTPTATHFPETYIFGHFRTANAKEEKEDGENIKEYDPNEEQETEPEPGDNGNDNNPQIKKDLGFTLDLDDNEGLNLGTLSFSVTVTRPDGAIDHFSYGNDIAPVSFIPGSKILGNGDLSEMAGTYIVRIEITDLYDEHDFAEDPTYTFNLLEYEPATGLFESKAANGTITGRYVGSYLEFSFTYFPQ is encoded by the coding sequence ATGCAAGAATTCTATCCAATGACTTGGAAGGAAGAAGTAAGACATGCCCTGTTTCGAAAATCTTTGTTAACGCTGGCCTTGTCCATTTTATCTTTCTTATGCTATTCACAGCTTTATTATTTACCTAATGAAAAGCCGGGTCCGTTCGGAACAATGTATGCTCCGCAGCACTATAAAATTCCAGCTGGAAAAACTTACTATCATGACAAGGTCCCTTTGTATGCAACCAAATATCTGCGAAATCCAAATGATCCAACATCAACCTCGGTTGCACTATGCTCTTTTAAGGATGAATTAAAGGGGTTATATAGTAATACAGAAGTTATCGGTGAGGGTATCGATCCGGTTAACGGCGTGGATAAGGTTGCCTTACTTTTTGCATCGCCCGTAAGTGCAAAGGGGCAAAATGGGCCATTTAACACAATGGAATTTTTAAATTCCTTATCAGCCGACTTTACCCATCAATATCCTACGGTACATGGGATCAGCGTTTTGGCCCATACTCAGGAGTTTCATCGGATGACATATGATCTTTTCGGCTGGAAAGGAGTCGACATTGGTGGCTTAAAAACGGTTACAAGCGTCATTACAAACTCTCAGCCGACAGCTGTAACTCAGTTTGACCCAGCCATAGTTGCTTATAATGTGGGGCAGGGATTATCCAATCCATGTCTGACCAGGGATGTGATAGGTCACGAGCTTACACACCTTATTTGGCTGTCAGCTTGGGGACCAGGTCAGTATAACAAGGAAAGCAGTTCGCTAGGGGAAGGTTTTGCAGACGTAATTGGTAGTGCCCTGAAAAACTATTTTGCCATTCAGAACACACCAGGAGCAGGTTTTGCAAATCCTGACTGGGGATTTCTGATACAAGAAATGGGGCTAGATAGCAAGAGGAATTTTTCAATTTCACCTCATTTTTGGTCATTGCCTGAGTGTTACAAAGGATTGTTTTGGAAAAACCCAGATGAACCTGGATTCGATTCACATGGTAATGGTATGGTTCTCAGCAAGATCTTATTTCGGATGAATGTTGGGGAGACAGGTTATATTGATCAGAACCCCGCAAACGGAACTTTCATTGTATTGCCGCTTATTCCCAACAATCCAGCGGCAACTTATGCACTGTCATTAAAACTCTTTTTTAAGACGTTTACGGAGAAACTCTCATGGTCATCGACATTCCCTGATGTCCGCGTCAAAATGCTGGAAGTGGCAGAGGAAATGGGATATGGGGATGGCTCGCATGTTTACCAACAAATTAAAAATGCTTTCAAGGCAGCTGGAATTGGCGACGGATGGGGTTTCGCTAATCCAAATTGTGTTTCAGGTCCAAAGACGCTTGCGCAAGGTTGGAATGGATCAGTCCCAATTAACGTACAGGTTACAGACCTGGACAATGACCCCCAAGGTAAAAAAGTTCAATGGATTGGAGATTGTCAGGATGTTGATGTTTTAATACTTACGGAAATTTTTAACCCAATAAGTCCCAACGCTCCCTATTATCCAATTGATCTGGATAACGATGGCATTTATACTATTGATAATAATGTATCTCTGTCTAAATCGATTGTTAGTCTCAATCATGGTATAAGAGCAAGTGTGGACCATTTTGCTAAAAAGTTCAATTTTATAGGGCTTAAGGGCTCAAGCAAATTTATCGAACACCTTATTGGCTCTCCGAGCCCTGACTTTATCCCAGGAGCATATCTTGCTCAAATTAAATCTGATTCAGATCCTGCAAAAATGACCTTGGATCAGATTGCAGGAAATTACTTCGCGGGGATCTATAATACAGTAAAAAGTGTCCAACTCCCTGAATCCAAAGAATCGATAGCTATTCGCAAGGCCTTGATAGACATTTTCGGATTAGAAATCAGCAATGAATACCGACTTTCCAAAGGTGATGAAGCGTTATGGACGATTGGTTCAGATTTATTCGGAGACGGCAATTACTTGCGCAGTTTTGATAACCCAAAATCAAAAGGTCAATTGAATTTTTACAATGGCAAGGGTTGGGACATTGCAAATCCGGATGAAATGGCCGGAGTATGGACACAGTTTTATTATTTAATCTCGAAGGGAACCCCGCTAACGGGTTTTACCAATGAAAATGGGCAGACCCGCTTTTTTACCGGGCTTGAAGATGGCGTTCCGGAAAAGATCATGTTTGCGGCTTTCCTGTATTTTCTTCCCTCAAATCCGACTTTCAACGATGCGGTCGCGGCCATTCAATCTTCAATTCTGTTTCATGGTTATAAAGAGACATCAGGAACATGGAAGAAATGCAATGATGCGCTGACCTGCGTAATTGGCAAAGAATTTGTTCCTCAACCTAAATTATGGGCGGTTGATGCGGATGGTAACGAAGTTAAAGTGGTGGATCCATTTAATGCACAATTTCGCTCAGACGAATATTTCCCGGACAAGATCGAATATCGCCTGTTCGAAGTTTCCAAAGATGTAGCATTCAACGATTTGGTATCACCGGTTTACCGCGCCTTTCAGCATACAACCGAGGTGTTGCTTCCTTACATTGATGAAAAAGACCCGGGTAAGCGTACCAATACCACAAAATTTTTCTTGGATGAAGGGACATATTATGTTCGAAGCAGGCTTTACGCCGCTGGTGGACTGGGGTGCGCGAGCTCTTTGGGTGGGAACCTGGAATGCCGTGCTCTTGAAAAGATGGTAAATAATTGGAGCCCTATCCTGCAAGTAACAGCTGCTCCAATTACCACGAAACCAATCAACCCGTTGGAACATGATAAGCTCACAGCCTGGAAAAGCGTCTTTGAGTGGCAGGCGACACCTGGTGCTGCCGGTTATATTCTGAGAGTGACCGATTTGACAGGAAAAGTGCCTGTGCAGGATATCCCAGTCGAAGCGACTAGTGATGAGGCAGAAGCCAAGGAGCTTGCATTGGCTAAGGAACGTGATTATAGCTGGCAAATCACAGCCACACACAAACTAGGTTCAGAAGAGGGTGTTACCTGGGATAAGGGATTGAAAAAATTCGTACAAACTGGTTTGACTGATACGGACATTTTCGGCACCTGGACTGATGCAATGTCTTTTCAGACCAACCTGCCTGAATCGCCGTTGCTAGTTCCTCCCAGCCCTGCTGACGGCGAACACGTGCCTCCGTTTGGAGAAGACATTTTGCTCACCGCTAAGGAAGCGCCCGGCGCTGGCGGTTACCGCTATCACATTCAGGACAAAAAAGATGACAGAAACCTGCCGCAGGTGCTTTATGATCACGAAGATTTAAGGCTTCCTGATGTCTCGGATGGCAAAATATACACATGGGCGTTCGAACCATACAGGGACGTTACACCTCCCTTTATCACTGAAAAAGAGTTCGGCAAAAAGTACTTTTCGACTTTTGTGGTTGACTATTCTTTGATCCCGGCGCCAAAGTTGCTCTTACCATTTAACGATGCAGTTTTCAAATATGATAAAGCAACAGAAGTCTTTTCATGGTCGCCCGTTGCGGGCGCAGAAGAATATGATGTTTATTCTGATTTTGTTGAGGATGAAATAACCAATAATTACGGTTCTACGTCTGAGACAAGCATGCCAAAGGAGGTTGGTGGCGACCCGACGGGCACAAAAGGTGGGCATAAATGGCGCGTCAGGGCAAAGGCCAAAGACGAGAACGGCGATTGGATTGTAGGGCCTTATTCTCCCATGTCTTTTTATTGGTTAAGGCCGCCAACCACCAAACTGAAATCTCCATCCGACGGTGCGAAAACTGTCAACAATGATAAAGTCGAATTCTCCTGGTATGAACAATGGGCACCAGCCGGGCATTTATTCCGGTTGTATAAAGACAACAAGAAAATATTCGAGCAAGTTGTTCACGGAACAAGTATTACCATTGCAAACCTGAACGTAAACACGGATTACACCTGGGATGCCCCGGCCATGACCCAAACCCCAACGGCAACCCACTTTCCCGAAACCTACATTTTTGGACATTTTAGAACTGCAAATGCAAAAGAAGAAAAGGAGGATGGAGAAAATATCAAGGAGTATGATCCTAATGAGGAGCAGGAAACGGAACCGGAGCCTGGGGATAACGGCAATGACAATAATCCGCAGATAAAAAAAGATTTGGGTTTCACGCTTGACTTAGATGACAATGAAGGATTGAATTTGGGAACATTGTCTTTTAGCGTAACTGTAACAAGACCAGACGGTGCTATTGACCATTTTTCGTACGGAAATGACATAGCTCCCGTGAGCTTTATCCCTGGATCCAAAATATTAGGAAACGGCGATTTAAGTGAAATGGCAGGTACATACATAGTGCGTATTGAAATTACAGACCTGTATGACGAACACGACTTTGCAGAGGACCCAACTTACACTTTCAACTTGCTCGAATACGAACCGGCAACTGGTTTGTTCGAAAGTAAGGCCGCAAACGGGACGATAACAGGCCGTTATGTAGGTTCATACCTTGAATTCAGCTTTACCTACTTTCCACAATAA
- a CDS encoding mechanosensitive ion channel family protein, giving the protein MLFAQISKITDPIVVKLDKWFDESIRFVPNLIIAILILVVFRFLARYGSRFMEKGLARASQNIALVSLISAITRIAIVMTGLFFALGVLGLDKTVTSLLAGAGVLALALGFAFQDLTTNFISGAFIAIQRPIKVGDVIETNGFTGKVLSIGLRSVKLDNFAGQLVELPSKDIFQKPIVNFTNSGDRRVQLECSIGYKDDLFMVENVALSAIKPLPFLDKKKPVELNFIRFSEKSIDFEILFWIDQSKIGPGPAKSVAMKGIKKVFDENNIAFPTPARPVDLLPPLTKD; this is encoded by the coding sequence ATGTTATTCGCGCAGATTTCAAAAATAACAGACCCGATCGTCGTGAAGCTGGACAAATGGTTTGACGAGAGCATTCGGTTTGTTCCTAACCTCATCATTGCGATCCTCATCCTGGTCGTTTTCCGTTTCCTGGCGCGTTACGGAAGTCGGTTCATGGAAAAAGGCCTTGCCAGGGCGTCTCAAAATATCGCGCTGGTAAGTCTCATTTCTGCAATAACGCGTATTGCCATTGTGATGACCGGCTTGTTTTTCGCACTTGGTGTTTTGGGACTGGATAAAACAGTAACGTCGTTGCTGGCAGGAGCGGGGGTGCTTGCTCTGGCACTTGGGTTTGCTTTTCAGGATCTTACCACCAATTTTATTTCCGGTGCATTTATCGCCATTCAGCGTCCTATTAAAGTAGGCGACGTTATTGAAACCAATGGATTTACGGGCAAAGTGCTTTCCATAGGTTTGCGTTCTGTTAAGCTGGATAATTTCGCCGGCCAGCTTGTAGAGCTTCCAAGCAAGGATATTTTTCAAAAACCCATTGTAAACTTTACAAATTCAGGCGATCGCAGGGTGCAGCTCGAATGCAGCATCGGCTACAAAGACGACCTGTTTATGGTAGAAAATGTCGCGCTCTCAGCCATCAAACCCCTCCCTTTTTTAGACAAAAAAAAGCCAGTCGAACTCAACTTCATCCGGTTCAGCGAAAAAAGCATCGACTTTGAAATCCTGTTTTGGATCGACCAATCAAAAATCGGCCCTGGCCCTGCAAAAAGTGTCGCTATGAAGGGCATTAAAAAGGTTTTTGATGAAAATAACATTGCGTTCCCGACGCCGGCGCGGCCGGTGGACCTGTTACCTCCGCTGACGAAGGATTAG
- a CDS encoding SHOCT domain-containing protein — protein sequence MKALTGSGRQYVEDIAAKYNLKTESVEALLRAVISGNGTMAQFNIAELGGSGQWMKGGMTMVGDMFNNSLKSTVDKVCSELSEQVSTRVLYEDSADEPSEDRSNVQRQESGASSGRDGSWPSVFGTPTASGSQNNFRYAYFAPVRRLVIEENGKRTIYDTKHHHITGISQQQGGGNSYTFTSQDGSVDLQSLALISEPGEQTQPTPEIAYDVTSNADLHAETLDLSAADRNAADSGSADRRLSERSLTDRSPTDRSPQDIIIATIEKVNVLFEKGQITEEEFKAKKQELLSRL from the coding sequence ATGAAAGCACTTACAGGTTCAGGCAGGCAATATGTTGAAGACATTGCTGCGAAATATAATCTTAAGACCGAGAGCGTTGAGGCACTTTTGCGTGCTGTGATCAGCGGGAACGGGACAATGGCCCAATTTAACATTGCCGAATTGGGCGGCTCGGGACAGTGGATGAAAGGAGGGATGACCATGGTAGGGGATATGTTTAACAATTCCCTCAAAAGCACAGTTGATAAGGTTTGCAGTGAGCTGTCGGAGCAGGTCTCGACGAGGGTTTTATACGAGGATTCGGCTGATGAACCAAGTGAAGATCGCTCGAATGTGCAGCGCCAGGAAAGCGGCGCATCGTCTGGTAGGGATGGTTCCTGGCCTTCAGTTTTCGGAACTCCTACTGCGAGCGGATCCCAGAATAATTTTCGTTACGCCTATTTTGCGCCAGTAAGAAGGCTGGTTATTGAAGAAAATGGTAAACGGACTATTTATGACACGAAACATCACCACATTACCGGCATTTCGCAGCAACAGGGAGGTGGGAATTCGTATACATTTACGAGCCAGGATGGTTCGGTCGACTTGCAAAGCTTGGCCCTGATATCCGAACCGGGCGAACAGACACAGCCCACACCGGAAATTGCGTATGACGTTACGTCTAATGCCGATTTGCACGCTGAAACGCTTGATCTGAGTGCTGCTGACCGAAACGCGGCTGACAGTGGCTCGGCTGACCGCAGGCTGAGTGAACGCAGCCTGACTGACCGCAGCCCGACTGATCGCAGCCCGCAGGACATTATCATTGCTACTATTGAAAAGGTAAATGTTTTGTTTGAGAAAGGACAGATTACAGAGGAGGAGTTTAAAGCCAAAAAGCAAGAGCTGCTTTCGAGGTTGTGA
- a CDS encoding TolC family protein, which translates to MKKSILNPYKRSAQAFVIALLLSPLLSLGQSQTLSLQKAIELAQSRNRDLRIDSINIHKAKQQTAITRGLLMPNISLTGQFQHYFQKPVFFGLNGNTGNSEKIGYARFGGEDIGAAQVSLVQPIYNSGAKHEIERRKLLEKQSQLSFRQREVDVVAQVKQNYVQLLVLNERLKLQKESIVRNQKALNDSRSLLAQGRALRVDTLRAYTSVKNLEPDVLRLTYALQISQQQLRNLLGDVSKTNYILSDSLELNASESVPAEDETYKLSIQQRPDLQILTLNKEISDKEIELYKTARLPVVSFISQYQIQTQTNQFRFGNAAYPPVFYAGVQFAIPIFSGNQNINKIALGKIERQQADVIYSNAQEQLKSEVKHVLASLIETSERIKTQQNVSETAELSYSITKYRYEKGVASRLELIDSEFALTSAKSNYLEAVYDYLSSKIELDRITGNVKEQL; encoded by the coding sequence ATGAAAAAGTCAATTTTAAATCCATATAAAAGATCGGCGCAAGCATTTGTTATTGCATTGCTGCTGAGCCCTTTACTGTCTTTGGGGCAGAGTCAAACATTGTCTTTGCAAAAAGCCATTGAGTTAGCGCAAAGCCGGAACCGTGATCTCCGGATCGATTCGATCAACATTCACAAAGCCAAGCAACAGACCGCCATTACGCGCGGTTTGTTGATGCCAAACATTAGTCTTACAGGGCAGTTTCAGCATTATTTTCAAAAGCCGGTTTTCTTTGGTTTGAATGGGAATACCGGGAATTCTGAAAAAATCGGTTATGCACGTTTTGGTGGTGAAGACATTGGTGCCGCCCAAGTTTCGCTGGTCCAGCCCATTTATAATTCCGGTGCTAAGCACGAGATCGAGCGCCGCAAACTGCTTGAAAAACAAAGTCAGCTTTCATTTCGCCAGAGAGAAGTGGATGTGGTGGCGCAGGTGAAGCAAAATTACGTTCAGCTGCTTGTTCTGAATGAAAGACTGAAATTGCAAAAGGAAAGCATTGTCAGAAACCAGAAAGCCTTGAATGATTCACGCTCGCTGCTCGCGCAAGGCCGCGCATTGCGGGTGGACACATTACGCGCATATACATCCGTAAAGAATCTGGAACCGGACGTGCTCAGGCTGACGTATGCATTACAAATAAGCCAACAGCAACTAAGGAATTTGTTAGGGGACGTTTCGAAAACAAACTACATTCTTTCGGATTCGTTAGAGCTTAATGCCAGTGAATCAGTCCCGGCGGAAGACGAAACCTACAAGCTGTCCATCCAGCAGCGCCCTGATTTACAAATTCTGACATTGAACAAGGAAATCAGTGACAAAGAAATTGAGTTATACAAAACTGCGCGATTGCCGGTTGTGAGCTTTATCAGCCAGTATCAGATCCAGACGCAAACCAATCAGTTTCGCTTCGGAAATGCTGCTTATCCACCTGTTTTTTATGCCGGCGTGCAGTTTGCTATTCCCATTTTCAGCGGAAACCAGAACATTAACAAAATAGCATTAGGCAAAATTGAAAGGCAGCAAGCCGATGTCATTTACAGCAATGCGCAGGAGCAACTTAAATCCGAAGTAAAACATGTTCTGGCTAGTTTAATTGAAACCTCCGAAAGGATCAAAACCCAGCAGAATGTTTCCGAAACCGCAGAGCTAAGTTATTCCATCACCAAATACCGCTACGAAAAAGGAGTGGCATCGAGGCTAGAACTAATCGATTCCGAATTCGCATTAACCTCCGCCAAGTCCAATTACCTGGAAGCGGTTTACGATTATTTATCTTCAAAAATAGAGCTGGATCGTATTACAGGAAATGTAAAGGAGCAGTTGTAA
- a CDS encoding efflux RND transporter permease subunit, protein MSAISQVSISRPVLAGVMSVLLILFGIVGYTFLGTREYPVTDSPIVMVTTVYPGASADIIASQVTKPLEEAIAEANGIRSVSSTSREQVSIITVEFELNADLEAAANDVRDKVSKSRQQLPTDIEPTIVEKAGPADFLVFLTVQSKTKTLEDVTDFVNINIKERLQSIPGVRLVDSYAGRKRAMRLRMDPVKLASYGLTPTDIQTALQRENVDLPSGRIEGQNTEVTLRTQGRLVTEDDFNNMILRESDGAIVRFKDVGQAVMSSQNERTAMIIYNGKIAEYGVGTGVSPQRGANSLAIVDEFKKRFEEIKKTAPKEYEIALGKDFTVPVRNSLSEVEETLLLAFALVSLIIFVFLRDWRSTLIPLLAIPVSIVSAFFIMYMADFSINVLTLLGLVLAIGLVVDDAIIVLENIYSKVEEGMSPIQAAREGSNEIYFAVISTTITLVAVFLPILFLGGLTGRLFKEFAIVVAGSVTVSAFVALTLTPMMSAYLLKSGTSQNWLYKKTEPWFIAMNDAYGRSLSAFMKVRWLGIVLLLVSFGVAFWLAPKLPSELAPLEDRSMIGLAVMAPEGTSYESMEQSMKEIGNFIGDSIPDLNQQRTYTAVAAAGGTLTQPVNGGFQWIFLEEPKDRKSGLTQGEIFNKLVIASQRFRNVLIIPVQTPTIGGYGNTQPVQYVVQAPDLKALIDIMPKLMGEVSANKKLVFADADFKINRPEISISIDRQRAAQLGISTQAIGQTLQLALSSRRYGYFIHNDRQYEVIGQLDREDRSAPYDLKSLYLKSGSGQMVSLDNLTKQNEGISPPAIYRYNQSYSATISATPAAGVSLGEAIQELDKITSKELPKGFSTALAGQSRDYSESSSSLIFAFIFAIVLIYLVLAAQFESLVDPFIILLTVPMALTGALLSLWFTAQTVNIFSQIGIIMLIGLITKNGILIVEFANQSKEGGASTFEAAKIAAISRFRPILMTTLAMIFGTLPIALSLGTASGSRQSLGIVVVGGLIFAGVLTLYVIPSIYSYLSRPHKKRTEDGNESVAEEALLHTH, encoded by the coding sequence ATGAGTGCTATTTCACAAGTAAGTATTTCCCGGCCGGTTCTGGCCGGGGTGATGTCCGTACTGCTTATACTTTTCGGGATTGTGGGTTACACCTTCCTTGGGACACGCGAATATCCCGTTACAGATTCGCCGATTGTGATGGTAACAACGGTTTATCCTGGTGCCAGCGCCGATATCATCGCTTCGCAGGTTACAAAACCATTAGAGGAAGCCATTGCCGAAGCGAACGGAATCCGTTCTGTTTCATCCACTTCCCGCGAACAGGTGAGCATTATCACCGTTGAATTTGAATTGAATGCAGACCTGGAAGCAGCTGCGAATGATGTTCGGGATAAGGTTTCAAAATCCCGCCAGCAACTGCCGACAGACATTGAACCAACCATTGTAGAGAAAGCCGGGCCTGCGGATTTCCTGGTTTTTCTAACCGTTCAGAGTAAGACCAAAACACTGGAAGACGTTACCGATTTTGTTAATATCAACATTAAGGAAAGGCTCCAATCCATTCCCGGGGTAAGGCTGGTGGATTCGTATGCAGGCAGAAAGCGCGCGATGCGGTTGAGAATGGATCCCGTGAAACTGGCCTCTTATGGTCTGACGCCAACAGATATTCAGACTGCATTGCAACGTGAAAATGTGGATTTACCAAGCGGTCGCATTGAGGGCCAGAACACAGAAGTGACATTGCGAACGCAGGGAAGGCTCGTTACCGAGGATGATTTTAACAACATGATCCTGCGGGAAAGTGACGGCGCTATTGTTCGCTTCAAAGATGTGGGCCAAGCCGTAATGTCATCGCAGAATGAGCGCACGGCGATGATCATTTATAATGGTAAAATTGCTGAATACGGCGTTGGAACGGGTGTAAGCCCGCAACGTGGCGCCAACTCGCTGGCTATTGTGGATGAGTTTAAGAAACGGTTTGAAGAAATTAAAAAAACAGCTCCAAAAGAATATGAAATCGCCCTTGGTAAAGACTTTACAGTTCCCGTAAGAAATTCATTATCAGAAGTTGAAGAAACATTGCTGCTTGCCTTTGCATTGGTTTCACTCATTATATTCGTCTTTTTGAGAGACTGGCGAAGCACATTGATCCCGCTGCTGGCCATCCCCGTTTCGATCGTTTCGGCATTCTTTATCATGTACATGGCCGATTTCTCGATCAATGTTTTAACACTCTTAGGACTGGTTCTGGCGATTGGGCTGGTCGTCGATGATGCCATCATTGTTTTGGAAAATATATACAGCAAGGTGGAAGAGGGGATGTCGCCCATTCAGGCGGCGCGGGAGGGCTCCAATGAGATCTATTTCGCGGTAATTTCAACCACTATTACACTTGTTGCTGTGTTCCTGCCCATCCTCTTTTTGGGTGGCCTTACAGGTCGTTTGTTCAAAGAATTCGCGATTGTTGTGGCCGGTTCGGTGACTGTTTCAGCTTTTGTAGCACTTACTTTAACCCCCATGATGAGCGCCTATCTGCTCAAATCGGGCACTTCACAAAACTGGCTTTACAAGAAAACGGAGCCGTGGTTCATAGCCATGAACGACGCTTACGGAAGATCACTTTCCGCATTTATGAAAGTGCGCTGGCTGGGAATTGTGCTGCTTTTGGTGTCGTTTGGAGTCGCCTTCTGGCTTGCGCCGAAGTTACCTTCCGAGCTGGCGCCCCTGGAAGACAGGTCCATGATCGGGCTGGCCGTAATGGCTCCCGAGGGAACATCTTATGAGAGTATGGAGCAGAGTATGAAGGAGATAGGGAATTTTATCGGCGATTCTATTCCGGATTTGAACCAGCAGCGCACTTATACAGCCGTTGCAGCAGCGGGTGGAACATTAACGCAGCCGGTGAATGGTGGATTTCAATGGATTTTCCTGGAAGAACCAAAAGACCGTAAAAGCGGACTTACGCAGGGAGAGATTTTCAATAAATTGGTTATTGCTTCTCAGCGGTTTAGAAATGTCCTCATTATTCCAGTCCAAACACCAACAATTGGAGGTTACGGAAATACGCAGCCCGTTCAATATGTGGTTCAGGCCCCTGATTTAAAAGCGCTTATCGACATTATGCCCAAGTTAATGGGGGAGGTAAGTGCAAATAAAAAACTCGTTTTCGCCGACGCAGATTTTAAAATAAACCGTCCCGAAATCAGCATCAGCATTGACCGTCAGCGGGCTGCGCAACTGGGTATTTCCACCCAGGCCATCGGGCAGACGTTACAACTTGCGCTGAGCAGCAGGAGATATGGCTATTTTATTCACAATGATCGCCAGTACGAAGTGATCGGCCAGCTCGATCGGGAAGACAGATCCGCGCCTTATGACTTGAAATCGTTGTATTTAAAGTCAGGAAGTGGTCAAATGGTGTCCCTGGATAACCTTACGAAGCAAAATGAAGGCATCAGCCCTCCCGCCATTTACCGTTACAACCAATCTTACAGCGCAACCATTTCTGCAACCCCGGCGGCCGGCGTAAGTTTGGGGGAAGCCATTCAGGAATTGGATAAAATTACGTCCAAAGAACTTCCTAAGGGTTTCAGCACCGCATTAGCAGGACAAAGCCGGGATTACTCCGAAAGTAGTTCAAGCCTGATTTTTGCATTCATTTTTGCTATTGTGTTGATATATCTGGTTCTGGCAGCACAGTTTGAAAGCCTCGTAGATCCGTTTATCATTCTGTTGACAGTTCCTATGGCATTAACCGGCGCATTGCTAAGTCTTTGGTTCACAGCACAAACTGTCAATATTTTCAGTCAAATCGGGATCATAATGCTCATTGGTTTGATCACCAAGAATGGAATCCTGATCGTGGAATTTGCCAACCAGAGCAAAGAAGGAGGTGCTTCCACATTTGAAGCCGCAAAAATAGCAGCGATATCCAGGTTCCGCCCAATCCTGATGACCACACTCGCGATGATTTTCGGAACATTACCCATCGCATTGTCGCTCGGAACAGCATCGGGAAGTCGCCAATCGCTCGGTATCGTGGTTGTAGGAGGCTTGATCTTCGCCGGCGTGCTCACTCTTTATGTCATTCCTTCCATCTATTCTTACCTGTCCCGACCACACAAAAAGCGAACGGAGGACGGAAACGAGTCGGTTGCAGAAGAGGCTTTACTACACACGCATTAA